In Myxococcus stipitatus, the following are encoded in one genomic region:
- a CDS encoding FHA domain-containing protein, which translates to MLKLIIEDDEGRKTVVPFVRDEITIGRQEGNTIRLTERNVSRRHARLVRLNGHVVVEDLGSYNGTRINGERIAGQSPLSEGDLIQIGDYDLALQAEGANAVGAITTKVPARRQEPEPEPDEPARSARDEDEAAGGGGDENDHTPPSQGSADKRRNSTSIIRLDHVEADRPRKLEDIPTHDAPRLVVLSPDELRGQEFACIRTELRIGRTDDNDIALDHRSLSRTHAKLVREANGEWRVIDMQSANGMTVNGESYAQASLGSGDIVELGHVKLRFLLAGDAADEAEDSEPPSGSKMKFILPPIIALALGIGGFFIWNMTQTPGANPQQPVQDPPVVAQNNTPPKPPPEVDPAPPTEQADTKPPETPPTPAKPSLNELMESTRKALAAQDLDQAEATAAQMASVGSLTKEAKALAEEVKAERAFKPQLDAAEKALAEGDLGKARGPIEAAAGSKTFSKRHGELKAQFAKLTAEAETAAKQAAAANTPPEGKPVGGKEPLVVKSNSEQLDEKTTKLINRAKELIKTKKYSDALSVAEECVSIDDLNPDCQLMLGITWARLEEMDKGAKHYRKFLELAPPEHAYRGGVEAQLKAYDDSVKTKPKK; encoded by the coding sequence GTGCTGAAGCTCATCATCGAAGACGACGAGGGGCGCAAGACCGTTGTTCCCTTCGTGCGCGACGAGATCACCATCGGCCGTCAGGAGGGAAACACCATCCGCCTGACGGAACGAAACGTGTCACGTCGGCACGCACGACTGGTGCGGTTGAACGGCCATGTCGTGGTGGAGGACCTGGGTAGCTATAACGGCACCCGGATCAACGGCGAGCGAATCGCGGGTCAGTCGCCCCTCAGTGAGGGCGACCTGATCCAGATTGGCGACTACGACCTGGCACTCCAGGCCGAAGGCGCCAATGCCGTGGGCGCCATTACGACAAAGGTACCCGCGCGCCGGCAGGAACCAGAGCCAGAGCCCGACGAGCCCGCACGCTCGGCCCGGGACGAAGACGAGGCCGCCGGAGGTGGTGGTGACGAAAACGACCACACCCCGCCGTCTCAAGGCTCGGCGGACAAGCGCCGCAACTCCACCTCCATCATCCGGTTGGATCATGTGGAGGCGGACCGTCCCCGAAAGCTGGAGGACATTCCGACCCACGATGCCCCCCGGCTGGTGGTGCTGAGCCCGGACGAGCTCCGAGGCCAGGAGTTCGCCTGCATCCGGACCGAGCTGCGCATCGGCCGCACGGATGACAACGACATCGCGTTGGATCACCGCTCGCTGTCGCGGACCCACGCCAAGCTGGTTCGCGAGGCGAACGGCGAGTGGCGCGTCATCGACATGCAGTCCGCCAACGGGATGACGGTCAACGGCGAGAGCTACGCGCAAGCGTCCCTGGGCAGCGGCGACATCGTCGAGCTGGGCCATGTGAAGCTGCGCTTCCTGCTCGCGGGTGATGCCGCCGACGAAGCCGAGGACTCGGAGCCGCCGTCCGGCAGCAAGATGAAGTTCATCCTGCCTCCGATCATCGCCCTGGCGCTGGGCATCGGTGGCTTCTTCATCTGGAACATGACGCAGACTCCGGGCGCCAATCCCCAGCAGCCCGTGCAGGATCCGCCGGTGGTGGCGCAGAACAACACCCCGCCCAAGCCGCCCCCCGAGGTCGACCCGGCTCCTCCGACGGAGCAGGCGGATACCAAGCCCCCCGAGACTCCGCCGACTCCGGCGAAGCCCTCCCTCAATGAGTTGATGGAGAGCACCCGCAAGGCGCTCGCGGCCCAGGACCTCGACCAGGCGGAGGCCACGGCGGCGCAGATGGCCTCCGTTGGCTCGCTCACGAAGGAAGCCAAGGCGCTCGCCGAGGAAGTGAAAGCCGAGCGGGCGTTCAAGCCCCAGCTCGACGCCGCCGAGAAGGCCCTGGCGGAGGGGGACCTTGGCAAGGCGCGTGGGCCCATCGAGGCCGCCGCTGGCAGCAAGACCTTCTCCAAGCGCCATGGTGAGCTGAAGGCTCAGTTCGCGAAGCTGACCGCGGAAGCCGAGACGGCGGCAAAGCAGGCCGCGGCGGCCAATACTCCGCCCGAGGGCAAGCCCGTGGGTGGCAAGGAGCCGCTTGTCGTCAAGAGCAACTCCGAGCAGCTCGACGAGAAGACCACCAAGCTCATCAACCGCGCGAAGGAGCTCATCAAGACCAAGAAGTACTCAGATGCCCTCTCCGTCGCGGAGGAGTGTGTCTCGATAGATGACCTGAATCCTGACTGCCAGCTCATGCTGGGCATCACCTGGGCCCGCCTCGAGGAGATGGACAAAGGCGCGAAGCACTACCGGAAGTTCCTCGAGCTCGCCCCTCCAGAGCACGCCTACCGCGGCGGCGTCGAAGCGCAGCTGAAGGCTTACGACGATTCGGTGAAGACCAAGCCGAAGAAATAG
- a CDS encoding acetyl-CoA carboxylase biotin carboxylase subunit — MFQKLLIANRGEIARRIGAAARQMGLKTVAVYSDVDAELPFVKEADEAVRIGPAPAKDSYLSIPAILEAAKKTGAQAVHPGYGFLSENGEFAQACKDAGLIFVGPPPEAMARMKDKSHARKLVAAAGVPVVPGSENVVPDVASALAEAERIGYPVLCKAAGGGGGIGMAAANNPAELEKVFRQCTDRAKASFGREGVYLERYFPAPRHIEVQILGDQHGHLIHCLERECSIQRRHQKVVEEAPSVLFADGKNAALADKLFTAAIAAAKAFGYANAGTVEFLYSDGEVYFIEMNARLQVEHPVTELTTGLDLIGWQLRIAAGEHLTVKQEDVKRRGAALEFRIYAEDPVKFFPSPGPLKVFQPPSGEGVRLDAGYVEGNTVTPNYDPLIAKLIISGATRAEAIERSVAALQSFRIEGIKTNIPLHLRIVQDAAFKAGDLDTHFLEHHAKPA; from the coding sequence ATGTTCCAGAAGCTGCTCATCGCCAACCGAGGTGAAATCGCGCGTCGTATCGGCGCGGCGGCGCGGCAGATGGGGCTGAAGACCGTCGCCGTGTACTCGGACGTGGACGCGGAGCTGCCCTTCGTGAAGGAGGCGGACGAGGCGGTGCGCATCGGCCCCGCACCGGCGAAGGACAGCTACCTGAGCATCCCCGCCATCCTGGAGGCGGCGAAGAAGACGGGCGCCCAGGCGGTGCATCCGGGCTACGGCTTCCTGTCGGAGAACGGGGAGTTCGCCCAGGCGTGCAAGGACGCGGGGCTCATCTTCGTGGGGCCTCCGCCGGAGGCGATGGCTCGGATGAAGGACAAGAGCCATGCCCGCAAGCTGGTGGCCGCGGCGGGTGTGCCCGTGGTGCCCGGCAGCGAGAACGTGGTGCCGGACGTGGCCAGCGCGTTGGCGGAGGCGGAGCGCATTGGCTACCCCGTGCTCTGCAAGGCGGCGGGCGGCGGCGGTGGCATCGGCATGGCGGCGGCGAACAACCCCGCCGAGTTGGAGAAGGTGTTCCGCCAGTGCACGGACCGGGCGAAGGCCTCCTTCGGCCGCGAGGGTGTGTACCTGGAGCGCTACTTCCCCGCGCCCCGTCACATCGAGGTGCAGATTCTGGGGGACCAGCACGGCCACCTCATCCACTGCCTGGAGCGCGAGTGCTCCATCCAGCGGCGTCACCAGAAGGTGGTGGAGGAGGCGCCGTCCGTGCTCTTCGCGGACGGGAAGAACGCGGCCCTGGCGGACAAGCTCTTCACCGCGGCTATCGCCGCGGCCAAGGCGTTTGGCTACGCGAATGCCGGCACCGTGGAGTTCCTGTACTCGGATGGAGAGGTCTACTTCATCGAGATGAACGCCCGGCTCCAGGTGGAGCACCCGGTGACGGAGCTCACCACGGGGCTGGACCTCATCGGGTGGCAGCTGCGCATCGCCGCGGGGGAGCACCTCACGGTGAAGCAGGAGGATGTGAAGCGGCGCGGGGCGGCGCTGGAGTTCCGCATCTACGCGGAGGACCCGGTGAAGTTCTTCCCGTCGCCGGGGCCGCTCAAGGTGTTCCAGCCGCCGTCGGGCGAAGGCGTGCGCTTGGACGCGGGCTACGTCGAGGGCAACACCGTCACGCCCAACTACGACCCGCTCATCGCCAAGCTCATCATCTCCGGTGCCACGCGCGCGGAGGCGATTGAGCGCTCGGTGGCGGCGCTGCAGTCCTTCCGCATCGAAGGCATCAAGACGAACATCCCGCTCCACCTGCGAATCGTCCAGGATGCCGCCTTCAAGGCTGGCGACCTGGACACGCATTTCCTGGAGCACCACGCGAAGCCGGCGTAG
- a CDS encoding response regulator: MQIRILVVDDEQDNCDYLKLVLTREGYEVVTTTDPTQTVEILRGSDFHLVILDMMMPQMSGTEVLEQIRKYDTDVAVIVATAYPTVDTAVASLKAQASDYVKKPMEPEQFITAVRNALQKKGLSQDPEADLHRAIGRTIRDARKTQELTLKQLARRTGLSVSLLSQIERAESSASISSLYKIASALQLRMGELFGDT; encoded by the coding sequence GTGCAGATTCGCATCCTGGTGGTTGATGACGAGCAGGACAACTGCGACTACCTCAAGCTGGTGTTGACTCGCGAAGGCTATGAGGTCGTGACCACGACGGACCCCACCCAGACGGTGGAGATCCTCCGTGGCTCTGACTTCCACCTCGTCATCCTCGACATGATGATGCCGCAGATGTCGGGGACCGAGGTGCTCGAGCAGATCCGCAAGTACGACACCGACGTGGCAGTCATCGTCGCCACGGCGTACCCCACGGTGGACACCGCGGTTGCCTCGCTCAAGGCGCAGGCTTCTGACTACGTCAAGAAGCCCATGGAGCCGGAGCAGTTCATCACCGCGGTCCGCAACGCCCTCCAGAAGAAGGGCTTGTCCCAGGACCCGGAGGCGGATCTGCACCGCGCCATCGGTCGCACCATCCGCGACGCGCGCAAGACGCAGGAGCTCACCCTCAAGCAGCTCGCGCGGCGCACCGGCCTGTCTGTGTCCCTGCTGTCCCAGATTGAGCGCGCGGAGTCGTCCGCGTCCATCTCGTCGCTCTACAAGATTGCCTCGGCGCTCCAACTGCGCATGGGCGAACTGTTCGGCGACACCTGA
- a CDS encoding enoyl-CoA hydratase/isomerase family protein codes for MEPSLEVEDREGGVRVLTLSNLARRNALNDALLARLDAALAPASHVRVLLVRGAGGTFCAGYDLTHLGPPGADGRLPDDSLVECLLKLERHPVPTVALVQGAAVGAGFDLAAACDFRVGAPDTLFLMPPAKLGIVYSPEGLARATRLVGLSRAKQLFLTARKLDAREALAWGLLDMCEEDAEARAFALCATLAGHAPGAVSGMKESFGLLSRAPLGEEEQVRLRTLRAKAFGSEDAKEGRAAFLEKRPPRFTGR; via the coding sequence ATGGAGCCCTCGCTGGAGGTCGAGGACCGCGAGGGTGGCGTCCGCGTGCTGACGCTGTCCAACCTGGCCCGCCGCAACGCGCTCAACGACGCGCTGCTGGCGCGGTTGGATGCCGCGCTGGCGCCCGCCTCACACGTGCGGGTGCTGCTGGTGCGAGGCGCGGGCGGCACCTTCTGCGCGGGCTATGACTTGACGCACCTGGGCCCCCCGGGTGCGGACGGGCGCCTGCCGGACGATTCGCTGGTGGAGTGCCTGCTCAAGCTGGAGCGGCACCCGGTGCCCACCGTGGCGCTGGTGCAGGGCGCGGCGGTGGGCGCGGGCTTCGACCTGGCGGCCGCGTGTGACTTCCGGGTGGGCGCGCCGGATACGCTCTTCCTCATGCCGCCGGCGAAGCTGGGCATCGTCTATTCGCCGGAGGGGCTGGCGCGGGCGACACGCCTGGTGGGCCTGTCCCGGGCGAAGCAGCTCTTCCTCACCGCGAGGAAGCTCGACGCGAGGGAGGCGCTGGCGTGGGGTCTCCTCGACATGTGTGAGGAAGACGCGGAGGCGCGAGCCTTCGCGCTGTGCGCGACGCTCGCGGGCCATGCGCCCGGTGCCGTGTCGGGGATGAAGGAGTCCTTCGGGCTGCTTTCGCGTGCGCCGCTGGGCGAAGAAGAGCAGGTGCGGTTGCGGACCCTGCGCGCGAAGGCGTTCGGCAGTGAGGACGCGAAGGAAGGTCGAGCGGCTTTCCTGGAGAAGCGTCCGCCCCGCTTCACCGGCCGCTAG
- a CDS encoding acetyl-CoA carboxylase biotin carboxyl carrier protein subunit — translation MADVAAHITGTVWKIEVQVGQQVKEGETLVILESMKMEMPVDAPEGGGSVKEIRCKEAQSVNEGDVLVVLE, via the coding sequence ATGGCGGACGTGGCGGCGCACATCACGGGCACCGTGTGGAAGATAGAGGTGCAGGTGGGCCAGCAGGTCAAGGAGGGCGAGACGCTCGTCATCCTCGAGTCCATGAAGATGGAGATGCCGGTGGATGCGCCCGAGGGTGGCGGCTCCGTGAAAGAGATTCGCTGCAAGGAGGCGCAGTCCGTCAACGAGGGTGATGTCCTCGTGGTGCTCGAGTAG
- the ftsZ gene encoding cell division protein FtsZ — protein sequence MDQFDQSKQAAKIRVVGAGGAGCNAVNTMILSKLDRVDFIAANTDIQALAASKAPTRLQLGQTLTKGLGAGANPEMGREAALESRDQIAAVLEGADMVFVTAGMGGGTGTGAAPIIADIAKSLGCLTVGVVTKPFLFEGNKRRKQAEQGIVELKAAVDTLITIPNQRLLSLSNAPMPLLETFKRADEVLLNAVQGISDLIQYHGYINVDFADVKTIMSDKGLALMGTGHSSGEKRALTAMQQAIASPLLEDVSIDGATGLLINITGGRDMTLQEVNEALTLVHDAADSEAEIIFGSLIDENIQDEVKITIIATGFVHRDAPKVRPVAPVVQVPLARPPQQSVLIGAREEVASLVPAKGGAPRPLAAVDANKAISNRTAVVKDSALPLDEDQFDIPTFLRRQGQTELP from the coding sequence ATGGACCAGTTTGATCAGAGCAAGCAGGCCGCCAAGATTCGGGTCGTCGGGGCGGGCGGGGCCGGCTGCAACGCGGTCAACACGATGATTCTGTCCAAGCTGGACCGGGTCGACTTCATTGCCGCCAACACCGATATCCAGGCGCTTGCCGCGAGCAAGGCGCCCACGCGGCTTCAGCTGGGCCAGACGCTGACCAAGGGTCTGGGCGCTGGCGCCAACCCGGAGATGGGCCGCGAGGCCGCGCTGGAGTCGAGGGACCAGATTGCCGCGGTGCTCGAGGGCGCCGACATGGTCTTCGTGACGGCGGGCATGGGCGGTGGCACGGGCACGGGCGCCGCGCCCATCATCGCGGACATCGCCAAGAGCCTGGGTTGCCTCACGGTGGGGGTCGTCACCAAGCCGTTCCTCTTCGAGGGCAACAAGCGCCGCAAGCAGGCCGAGCAGGGCATCGTCGAGCTCAAGGCCGCGGTGGACACGCTCATCACCATTCCGAACCAGCGTCTGCTGTCGCTCTCCAACGCGCCCATGCCGCTCTTGGAGACCTTCAAGCGCGCGGACGAGGTGCTGCTCAACGCCGTGCAGGGCATCAGCGACCTCATCCAGTACCACGGCTACATCAACGTCGACTTCGCCGACGTGAAGACCATCATGAGCGACAAGGGTCTGGCGCTCATGGGCACGGGGCACTCCTCCGGGGAGAAGCGCGCGCTCACCGCCATGCAGCAGGCCATCGCCAGCCCGTTGCTCGAGGACGTCTCCATCGACGGCGCCACGGGCCTGCTCATCAACATCACGGGCGGCCGGGACATGACGCTTCAGGAGGTCAACGAGGCGCTCACCCTGGTCCACGACGCGGCCGACAGCGAGGCGGAGATCATCTTCGGTTCGCTCATCGATGAGAACATCCAGGACGAGGTGAAGATCACCATCATCGCCACGGGCTTCGTCCATCGCGACGCGCCCAAGGTTCGCCCCGTGGCGCCGGTGGTGCAGGTCCCTTTGGCCCGTCCGCCGCAGCAGTCCGTGCTCATCGGCGCGCGTGAGGAAGTGGCCAGCCTGGTTCCCGCGAAGGGTGGCGCGCCGCGTCCCCTGGCCGCGGTGGATGCCAACAAGGCCATCAGCAACCGCACGGCCGTGGTGAAGGACTCCGCGCTCCCGCTGGACGAGGACCAGTTCGACATCCCCACGTTCCTGCGCCGCCAGGGGCAGACCGAGCTCCCGTAA